Proteins found in one Triticum urartu cultivar G1812 chromosome 4, Tu2.1, whole genome shotgun sequence genomic segment:
- the LOC125550203 gene encoding dehydrin HIRD11-like: protein MAGIMHKIEEKLHMGGGSDEHKKAEEHKKKDGEHKKDGEHKEGMMEKIKDKISGDGHGDGKKDGDHKEKKDKKKKKDKKHGEGHKDDDGHGSSSSDSDSD, encoded by the coding sequence ATGGCCGGCATCATGCACAAGATCGAGGAGAAGCTCCACATGGGCGGCGGCAGCGACGAGCACAAGAAGGCGGAGGAGCACAAGAAGAAGGACGGGGAGCACAAGAAGGACGGCGAGCACAAGGAGGGCATGATGGAGAAGATCAAGGACAAGATCAGCGGCGACGGCCACGGCGACGGCAAGAAGGACGGCGaccacaaggagaagaaggacaagaagaagaagaaggacaagaagCACGGCGAGGGCCACAAGGACGACGACGGCcacggcagcagcagcagcgacagCGACAGCGACTGA
- the LOC125550204 gene encoding dehydrin HIRD11-like: MAGIIHKIEEKLHMGGGSDEHKKAEEHKKDGERKEGMMEKIKDKISSNDHGDGKSSRDHKEKRDKKHGEGHKDDGGHSSSSDSG; this comes from the coding sequence ATGGCCGGCATCATCCACAAGATCGAGGAGAAGCTCCACATGGGCGGTGGCAGCGACGAGCACAAGAAGGCCGAGGAGCACAAGAAGGACGGCGAGCGCAAGGAGGGCATGATGGAGAAGATCAAGGACAAGATCAGCAGCAACGACCACGGCGACGGCAAGTCGTCCCGCGACCACAAGGAGAAGAGGGACAAGAAGCACGGCGAGGGCCACAAGGATGACGGCGGCCATAGCAGCAGCAGCGACAGCGGCTGA